The genome window GGGAGCCGCGTGAAGGCGGGCGAGATGATCGCGCGCATCGAGAACCGCGACTACGAGGCGCAGCTCGACCAGTCGAAGCGGCAGCTCGAGGTCGCGCGCGCCGCGCGCGCGGAGGCGGTCGCCAGGGAGTACGCCTCCCGGCGCGAGCTCGAGCGGCAGACGCGCCTCCTCGCCGAGCGCGTCGCCAGCCAGAGCGGGTTCGACGCCGCCGAGGCGGCGCAGAAGATCGCCCTCGCGCAGATCGACTCGGCCTCCGCCGAGATCTCGCGTGCGGAGGGGGCGGTGACCGTCGCAGAGGTAAACCTGAGGAACACCTTCATCATCGCCCCCTTCGACGGCGTCGTCACGACGAAGAGCGCCGACATCGGCGAGATCATCGCCCCCGTCTCGGTCGGCGGGCCGGCCTCTGGGAACAGCCTGGTCCAGATCGCCGACATGAGCAGCCTCGAGGCCGAGGTCGACATCAACGAGAGCCACATCAGCCGCCTCCACGAAGGGCAGCCGGCCACGATCGTCCTCGACGCGTACCCCGAGACCAGCTACCCCGGGCGCCTGAGGCAGATCGTCCCGACGGCCAATCGACAGAAGGCGACGATCCAGGGAAAGGTCGCCTTCGACCGCAAGGGGGACGAGGTTCTCCCCGAGATGAGCGTGCGGGTCAACTTCCTCGAGGATCGCGCCGGGGGTGCCGCGGGCGCGGGGAAAGCGCGCGTCTTCGCCCCCGCCTCGGCGATCACGACCCGCGAC of Acidobacteriota bacterium contains these proteins:
- a CDS encoding efflux RND transporter periplasmic adaptor subunit; this translates as MRIDRDALEVRRVGGGWIRYAVALAVVIALALAAVVSYRRFVEPLSMPEVEIVRAEVLAPAAANSLLTASGYVVAQRKAAVTTKIAGRLVELKVREGSRVKAGEMIARIENRDYEAQLDQSKRQLEVARAARAEAVAREYASRRELERQTRLLAERVASQSGFDAAEAAQKIALAQIDSASAEISRAEGAVTVAEVNLRNTFIIAPFDGVVTTKSADIGEIIAPVSVGGPASGNSLVQIADMSSLEAEVDINESHISRLHEGQPATIVLDAYPETSYPGRLRQIVPTANRQKATIQGKVAFDRKGDEVLPEMSVRVNFLEDRAGGAAGAGKARVFAPASAITTRDGAPAAVVVRDGRASVVAVKLGPEVDGRLEITSGLAGGESLVVNPTDQIREGTRVRLRSKS